One Chlamydiales bacterium genomic window, TTTCTGGCGGAGTCTTTTTTTTAGAAAATAAATTAACTCTTTTAGGGCTGGCTGCTCTGCTATCTAGAGATATTTCACTTTGTTTTTTTGGACTATTCTTAGGAATTGTTCGTGGTTGGGATGGATATGAGGTAAGAGCCATTTGGTGGGGTAAAATTACTACAATTGCACAATTTGGCTTACTAATTTGTTTAACTCTCAATCTTATTTTCCCGAAGTGGGTCTATCTTATTTTTGTCACAATGGCTGCATTTGCCTTTTTTGAACTCCTTCTTCGTTACTATCGTGATCTAAACAGATCATGAAATTCAATGAGAAAAGCAGTTAATAATCAAATATTAGTTGGAAATGAGTTCTGCTTTTTGTTGATGTTCAGTTTTTATTGGTTGAGGAGAGGGCGTAGCTTTATTGGAAGGCAGAGCATTAAATTGTCTGCCTAAAGATAAAACTGCTACAATCCAAAAGATAATAACGAGAAAAAGGATGGCTGCAACAATATGAGCACTTGCTGAAATCGTTGCAAAAATCACAAGAAGTCCCTGATGAATCAAAGAGCCTCCTGATTTTCCGAGTCGGGAGCCTACACCATCAATTGCTGCTTTCCCTTTAATTCTGTCGAAAGCACTTAGAGGAATAAAAGCCATTTCTTTAGTTGCATCAAAAAGAGTGTATTTAGATGCACGACACAAGCAATTTTGCATCGAACCAAATAAAACTACAATCATTAGAGGAGAAGTTCCAAAAAGAGCCAGGGCTCCGGTAAGTTGATGACGTCCGAAAAAAAAGAGAAAGAAAAAAAAGCTAGTGATTAACAAAATAATCGGAGTGATTAAAGCAGTAGGAGTCCATCCAAATCGACGAATCAACTGTCCTGAAATTAAGATTGAAGTTAAGACAGAAATCACACCTGTAATTGTTGTAATTTGGCTCATATAGGCATTGAAATCATTTGGTTGGGGATAGAGGGTGCGGACTTGGTCTTTCCAAATGACCTCAACTAAATTGATCACAATATTATAAGATAAAACGACAATAGCAATGTAGAGTAGGTAATTCGAACGTCCCAAAAGAGCAAAATTCTCTCGCATAGACATTTTCATTTTTGGGGTGGGAGATTCAATCGAGCCACTGGAATGGTGATCTAGAAAAATTTGTTTGGTCAGATAACGGTAGATGCACATAATTATGATTCCAGAGAAGATCACAACAAGCGTTAAAAAAATCATAGATTGGTGCCATGGATTTTCAGTAAGCATAATCCGTGAGCGTAAGAAATCTCCTGTTAAAAATACCGAAACTTGGCCAGAAGTAATTGCTGCAAGATTCAATCCGATTGCAATGAGACTATAAAAACGTTTTGCCTCACCAAGACGAGTCACCTCATTCGCTAAACCCCAAAAGAGCATTGAGAGAATAGCAGAGCTCCATAATTCTGACATAATATAGAAGCTACTGAATGTCCAATAGCGAAACATGGCAATCAGTCCCTTAAAACCAGCTGGCACATGGTCATGTAAAAAATCCGCAGTTTGATGAGGGTGGAGATAATCCCGCATGGGATAGATAATAAAGGTAAAAGAAGCAAAAAAAACGAGGAAAATTAAGATCATTCCATAAAAGACTCGCTCATGTTTTAAACGATTATTTAAACGGCTATAAATAAAGGTCATCAAAAGAGCCCCTGGAACAATGCCCCAGACTTTTATAAAGGGAATGACTTCAGCTCCGGAAGATTTAGCAGTGATTAAAAGCGTATCCTTCATATTCCGCAAAATGTGGTAATTGAAGCTAATGAAGAAGGCCATCACGAGGAGGGGAAGAAATTTAGATAATTCAAAACTGTGAATTGGCCATAAATAAGCACGCAGTTTAGAAAAACCCTCTCTATCTTGTGACATAGTCACCTGTTTTTTTTGAACGCTTATAAGCCAAAAAGAACCGTATTTTAAGAAAGATTTCCATCTATTCTTCAAAGAGATCGAATCATCATTATAAGATGAACGAATATAAGATTGCAAGATCGATTTGAAATATTTTTCTTATTTAAAAATCGCTTTTTATTCAAGTATTTTTTTTATTTAATAGAATATTGAATTTAATAAATTTATTTTATTTATTAAGTCAGCCAATCGAACAAAAATCAGGTTAAAGATGCTCTTTGTCTTTTCTATTCTCTTTATTTGGGGATATGGAGATCTTTGGTGATTTGTTTGATAAAGCTTGAATACAAGGAAGCGTTCCATGCTCAAGATAGTCAAGAGTGGCCCCTCCCCCTGTGGATATATAAGTCATCTTATCCTTTAATCCGGCTTGATTGATTGCAGCCACCAAATCACCTCCTCCTACGATAGTCACTGCATCTAATTGTGTAAGGTGATAGGCCAATTCATATGTTCCTTGGCTATAAGCTGGTAATTCACAGACCCCAACTGGTCCATTCCATAGGATGGTGTTAGCATGCTGAAAGAGAGTTGCAAAATGGTGAATAGTTTTTGGCCCAATATCCAATCCACTATATCCTTTCGGAATGCCTTCTTTAGCTAAATCCACGACTTTTATAGGGGTGTCTGGATGAGAATTTTTTGCAATACGTGCATCTTTTGGAAGAATGATTTTATCATGAAAATCTTCTAAAATATCTTTTGCAAGTTTAAAAAATTTTGGATCAAACATAGATTGACCCACCTCATATCCTAAGACTTTAAAAAAAGTATAGGCCATACCTCCACTAAGAAACAAAAGATCGGTTTTTTTTAATAGATTTTTGATTAATCCGATTTTTGTCGAAATTTTGGCTCCTCCGATCAGAGCATAAAAAGGACGTTTAGGAGTATTTAGTATCTCACTGAGAACAGAGACCTCTTTTTCTAACAAAAAACCCGCAGCTGCTGTTTTTGAAAAAAATTGAGTAATTGTATAAGTAGAGCTATGTTTACGATGAGCAGTAGCGAAAGCATCATTCACATAAACATCAGCTAAACTAGCTAGCTCTTTGGCAAAATCAGGATCTATACTTGGTTGTAACTCAGCTGGATGGAAACGAAGATTCTCTAGAAGAAGCACGTCTCCTTGTTTTAGATTGATTGCCATTTCTTTCACTTCTTGTCCTATACAGTCTGGTGCCATTTTGACAGGCCTTCTAATGAAAGTCTCTAGAGCTTTAGCAACAGGTAAAAGAGAAAATTTGTGATTAAACGGATGATCTGGTCGACCTAAATGGCTCATTAGAATCAAAGCTTTGCTTTGCTTAAGGAGATAGAAAATTGAAGGAAGAGCTGCTTGAATACGTGTTGTATCAGTGATACTTCCATCAGCATCAATTGGAACATTAAAATCGACTCGCATGATGATTTTTTTCCCTTGTAGACAGAGATCTTGAATAGATAACTTTTCTGGTTCTTTGTGGTTAAGTTGAATCATCAATTGTCCAAATCATCAGAGGCGACTTTTAGTCAAAGTAAGTTTAATTATTAAATTATTTTTTTTAATTTAAAATAAAATTAGTTAAATTTTTCAAAACAAAAGAGATAAAAATACATCGAGAGAGTTTGTATTCAGATTATGGGTTTTTTTAAACCACTATTTTCTACCTTTAGATAAACATTGAATAAATAAAATAAGATGCGGGTTTAGGGATGAGTAGCAGTGGTTAAAGATTTGTTATCCTTGCACATCTTAATGAAATAGTGGTGGATTGCAGGGTTCTTGGTTAACTCTGGATGAAAAGCACTAGCTAAATAGTTTTCTTGACGAACAAGGACAGGAGTTTTGGCTAAAAGAATGACTTTAGAAGAGTGAATAGCTGTAATACGAGGTGCTCGTATAAAAATCGCATGTATTTTCTGGGGTGTATCAAGGTAGACATCGAGGTGAGTCGAAAAAGA contains:
- a CDS encoding Npt1/Npt2 family nucleotide transporter, whose protein sequence is MSQDREGFSKLRAYLWPIHSFELSKFLPLLVMAFFISFNYHILRNMKDTLLITAKSSGAEVIPFIKVWGIVPGALLMTFIYSRLNNRLKHERVFYGMILIFLVFFASFTFIIYPMRDYLHPHQTADFLHDHVPAGFKGLIAMFRYWTFSSFYIMSELWSSAILSMLFWGLANEVTRLGEAKRFYSLIAIGLNLAAITSGQVSVFLTGDFLRSRIMLTENPWHQSMIFLTLVVIFSGIIIMCIYRYLTKQIFLDHHSSGSIESPTPKMKMSMRENFALLGRSNYLLYIAIVVLSYNIVINLVEVIWKDQVRTLYPQPNDFNAYMSQITTITGVISVLTSILISGQLIRRFGWTPTALITPIILLITSFFFFLFFFGRHQLTGALALFGTSPLMIVVLFGSMQNCLCRASKYTLFDATKEMAFIPLSAFDRIKGKAAIDGVGSRLGKSGGSLIHQGLLVIFATISASAHIVAAILFLVIIFWIVAVLSLGRQFNALPSNKATPSPQPIKTEHQQKAELISN
- a CDS encoding phosphoglycerate kinase; its protein translation is MIQLNHKEPEKLSIQDLCLQGKKIIMRVDFNVPIDADGSITDTTRIQAALPSIFYLLKQSKALILMSHLGRPDHPFNHKFSLLPVAKALETFIRRPVKMAPDCIGQEVKEMAINLKQGDVLLLENLRFHPAELQPSIDPDFAKELASLADVYVNDAFATAHRKHSSTYTITQFFSKTAAAGFLLEKEVSVLSEILNTPKRPFYALIGGAKISTKIGLIKNLLKKTDLLFLSGGMAYTFFKVLGYEVGQSMFDPKFFKLAKDILEDFHDKIILPKDARIAKNSHPDTPIKVVDLAKEGIPKGYSGLDIGPKTIHHFATLFQHANTILWNGPVGVCELPAYSQGTYELAYHLTQLDAVTIVGGGDLVAAINQAGLKDKMTYISTGGGATLDYLEHGTLPCIQALSNKSPKISISPNKENRKDKEHL
- a CDS encoding CDP-alcohol phosphatidyltransferase family protein, which translates into the protein MLNLSNILSLSRAGFALAFLQDNPWVRLLAIGLAMLSDFLDGYLARLQKTTTQFGAILDPIMDKFFVFFSGGVFFLENKLTLLGLAALLSRDISLCFFGLFLGIVRGWDGYEVRAIWWGKITTIAQFGLLICLTLNLIFPKWVYLIFVTMAAFAFFELLLRYYRDLNRS